A stretch of DNA from Thalassospiraceae bacterium LMO-SO8:
CGCCCTCGCGGTCAAGTTCGCCGATTTCCTTGCGCAGATAAAGCCGCAGCAAACCCATCAGGTCGCCGATTTCGCCGACCGGCCGATTCCAGTTTTCCGACGAAAACCCGAACAGGGTCAGGTAGGGCACGCCTAGACTGACCGCCGCCTTCACCGTCCGTCGCACGGCTTCGGCGCCGGCCTTGTGTCCGGCGGTGCGCGGCAATCCCCTGCCCTTCGCCCAACGCCCGTTGCCGTCCATGATGACGGCGACGTGAACCGGATTTGCCGGTACGTCGGTGACTTGAAGAGGGACGGTCGGCATCTGCGTCAAACCTGCATGATTTCGATTTCTTTGTTGGCGACGATCTCGTCGATCTTGGAGACGTGTTCGTCTGTCAGCTTCTGCACCTCGTCCGTATAGCCGTGAAAGGCGTCTTCCGAGATGTCGCCCGCCTTTTCCGCGTTCTTCAGTTCGTCCATGGCGTGGCGGCGCACGTTGCGCACGGAAATGCGCGCCTCTTCGGCATATTTATGGGCGACCTTGCCCAGTTCGGTGCGGCGTTCCTCGGTCAGGGCCGGGATCGGCACGCGCACGAGTTGGCCGTCGGCCGCCGGGTTGAGCCCCAGGCCGGAATCGCGGATGGCCTTTTCAACGGCCCCGACAAGGCCCCGGTCCCAGACCTGCACGGTCAGCATGCGGGGTTCCGGCACGCCGATGGTGCCGACCTGGTTCATCGGCATTTCGGAGCCGTAAGCCTGCACGTTCACCGGTTCCAGCAGGCTGGTGGACGCCCGCCCGGTGCGCAGACCGCCCAATTCGCGATGCAAGGCGTCAATGGCCCCTTCCATGCGCCGTGCGATGTCCGCCTTCAGATTTGAAATATTGAATTCCGCCATAATTTCCTCCCTATGCGGCCGCGTCGGTACGGTCCCGGAGGGCCGGCCGGCGCCCGGTCAATCGACCAGAGTGAACCGCCCCTCCCCGTTGATAACCTTGGAGAATTCTCCGGGATTGTGAATTGAAAACACGAGGATGGGAACCCGGTTGTCACGCGCCAGCGCGATCGCCGAGGTATCCATGACCTTGAGGTCGCGGGCCAGCACATCCTGGTATTTCAGATTGTCGTAGCGCACGGCGTCCGGGTTGGTCTTGGGGTCGGAATCATAGATGCCGTCGACCTGCGTGCCTTTCAAAAGCGCGTCGCAGCCCATCTCCACCGCGCGTAGCGCCGCCGCCGTATCGGTGGTGAAGAACGGGTTGCCCGTGCCGGCGGCGAAGATCACCACCCGCCCCTTTTCCATATGGCGCACGGCGCGCCGCCGGATATAGGGCTCGCACACGGTCTGCATGGGAATGGCGGACTGCACCCGCGTGTCCACGCCCTTCGATTCCAGGACGCTTTGCACCGCCAGCGCGTTCATCACCGTCGCCAGCATGCCCATGTAGTCGGCGCTGGTGCGTTCGATGCCCTCGGCCGACGACGACATGCCGCGGAAGATGTTGCCCGCACCAATGACGAGACAAACCTGAACGCCCATGTCATGGACGGTGGCGACCTCGTCGCAGATGCGCCCGACCATGTCCGGGTCCAGGCCGTAATCGCGCTGGCCCATCAGGGCCTCGCCCGACAGTTTCAACAACACGCGCCGGTATTTCGGTTCCTCGGACACTGGGGACACTCGCGCTCTTCCATCAAAATCCGCCGCCGGCCCATTTGGTGGGAAACCGGCGGCGGGAATGAGTTCCGGGTGACAGTCTACATCACCCGTCGGACGGCGTCTTGCCCGGCGCCCGGAAAAGCCGCCGGGACGCCGCGTCGAAGGATCAGGACCCGGCCGCGGCCGCGACCTCGGCGGCGAAGTCGCCGGCTTCCTTCTCGATGCCTTCGCCAAGAACGAACATCTTGAAACCATTGATGGAAATGGCGCCACCGGCATCCTTCCCGGCGGCCTCAACGGCCTTCGAAACCTGGGTTTCGCCATCGATCACGAAGGTCTGATCAAGCAGGCAGACCTCTTCGTAGAACTTGCGCAGACGGCCCTCGACCATCTTGCCGATGATCTCTTCCGGCTTGCCCGATTCGCGGGCCTGTTCCGACAGCACGACGCGTTCGCGCTCGAGAATTTCCGGGTCCAGTTCGTCACGCGACACGGACTGCGGCTTGGCCGCCGCGACGTGCATGGCGATCTGCTTGCCGAAGGCTTCCAGCTTGCCCTTGTCGCCGGTCGATTCCAGGCCGACCAGGACGGCGATCTTGCCGATGCCGTCGGCCATGGCGTTATGGACATAGGTCGACAGGACACCGTTGCCGACGGACATCACGTCACAGCGGCGGATGGTCATGTTCTCGCCGAT
This window harbors:
- the frr gene encoding ribosome recycling factor, translating into MAEFNISNLKADIARRMEGAIDALHRELGGLRTGRASTSLLEPVNVQAYGSEMPMNQVGTIGVPEPRMLTVQVWDRGLVGAVEKAIRDSGLGLNPAADGQLVRVPIPALTEERRTELGKVAHKYAEEARISVRNVRRHAMDELKNAEKAGDISEDAFHGYTDEVQKLTDEHVSKIDEIVANKEIEIMQV
- the tsf gene encoding translation elongation factor Ts, with the protein product MAEITAALVKELREQTGAGMMDCKKALAETGGDLDQAVDWLRTKGLSAAAKKSGRVAAEGLVAVAVDGNKGAVVEVNSETDFVSRNEQFQEFVRGVASLALAADGDLDKLLAADYPGTGRTVADQLTHMIATIGENMTIRRCDVMSVGNGVLSTYVHNAMADGIGKIAVLVGLESTGDKGKLEAFGKQIAMHVAAAKPQSVSRDELDPEILERERVVLSEQARESGKPEEIIGKMVEGRLRKFYEEVCLLDQTFVIDGETQVSKAVEAAGKDAGGAISINGFKMFVLGEGIEKEAGDFAAEVAAAAGS
- the pyrH gene encoding UMP kinase; translated protein: MGQRDYGLDPDMVGRICDEVATVHDMGVQVCLVIGAGNIFRGMSSSAEGIERTSADYMGMLATVMNALAVQSVLESKGVDTRVQSAIPMQTVCEPYIRRRAVRHMEKGRVVIFAAGTGNPFFTTDTAAALRAVEMGCDALLKGTQVDGIYDSDPKTNPDAVRYDNLKYQDVLARDLKVMDTSAIALARDNRVPILVFSIHNPGEFSKVINGEGRFTLVD